A genomic stretch from Deltaproteobacteria bacterium includes:
- a CDS encoding acetyl-CoA carboxylase biotin carboxyl carrier protein subunit, whose translation MEVRAHIAGTVWRIEKRSGDAVRAGDAVIILESMKMEVPVEAPANGKIAAISVTEGQTVDAGSVVATIV comes from the coding sequence ATCGAGGTGCGCGCCCACATCGCGGGCACGGTATGGCGCATCGAGAAGCGCTCGGGCGACGCGGTGCGCGCCGGCGACGCGGTGATCATCCTCGAGTCGATGAAGATGGAGGTTCCGGTCGAGGCGCCGGCAAACGGCAAGATCGCGGCGATTTCGGTCACCGAAGGGCAAACGGTCGACGCGGGATCGGTCGTCGCGACCATCGTATGA